One Mercurialis annua linkage group LG3, ddMerAnnu1.2, whole genome shotgun sequence DNA window includes the following coding sequences:
- the LOC126671813 gene encoding GDP-L-galactose phosphorylase 1-like, whose amino-acid sequence MVAIKPTDDNSLVSRCETEKLGRAQGTKIPIYRFGTQFITGNSLFEGFSEEQSLLDSLLLALWEEKMWKGHFKYDVTASEIKAIRGRYKFLAQLSGQWSMNCSQDDEKHKLSHKEDLLVLDLNNRCEDILFCIANSDKAEHELVTSASIPNGSFLIIVNVNPIEYGHVFLVPHGFDGPCQIMDGRSLEMVARVAIEMNNCTFRMFYDSPGSSTSHLFFQACYFPDLLPVERMPVKNLYDDGHGGICISTVVDYPIKNLVFESNCNLKILLQVLAETCSFLLEKETMYNLMISDQGKKIFLFLQHPHVQTLPATSVLTAWECAGYFSFRSMPEFDQVTESILLKRLTTVSLDDEAFTAVKQVCCCIATKFAA is encoded by the exons ATGGTTGCAATCAAGCCAACTGATGATAACTCTTTGGTTTCAAGATGTGAAACTGAGAAGCTTGGTCGTGCTCAAG gtaccaaAATCCCCATCTACAGATTTGGTACCCAATTTATAACAGGGAATAGCTTGTTTGAGGGGTTTTCTGAAGAACAAAGTCTGCTGGATTCTCTTCTTCTTGCACTG TGGGAAGAAAAAATGTGGAAGGGTCATTTCAAGTATGACGTAACTGCCTCTGAAATTAag GCTATTAGGGGGAGATATAAGTTTCTTGCTCAGTTAAGTGGGCAATGGAGTATGAATTGTTCACAAGACGACGAGAAGCATAAACTTAGCCACAAAGAGGATCTACTGGTGCTTGACCTGAACAACCGCTGTGAGGATATACTCTTCTGCATCGCAAACAGCGATAAGGCCGAACATGAGCTTGTTACTTCAGCTTCTATTCCTAATGGGTCCTTCTTAAttattgtgaat GTAAACCCCATTGAATATGGCCATGTCTTCCTGGTACCTCATGGCTTTGACGGTCCCTGCCAGATCATGGACGGAAGATCCTTGGAAATGGTCGCAAGGGTTGCCATTGAGATGAATAATTGCACTTTCCGAATGTTCTATGATAGTCCTGGATCTAGTACTTCACATTTATTTTTCCAG GCTTGCTACTTTCCAGATCTTTTACCAGTGGAGCGTATGCCAGTTAAAAACTTGTATGACGATGGACATGGAGGGATATGCATCTCTACTGTTGTAGATTACCCCATCAAAAATCTTGTCTTTGAGAGCAACTGTAATTTAAAGATACTGCTGCAGGTTCTTGCTGAGACATGTTCTTTTTTGTTGGAAAAAGAAACCATGTATAACCTGATGATATCTGATCAAGGCAAAAAGATCTTCCTGTTCCTTCAG CATCCTCATGTTCAAACATTGCCAGCCACTTCTGTCCTTACTGCATGGGAGTGTGCAGGCTACTTTTCATTCAGGTCCATGCCGGAATTTGACCAAGTTACAGAGTCAATTCTGCTTAAACGCCTGACAACTGTCTCACTCGATGACGAAGCCTTTACGGCTGTGAAGCAGGTCTGCTGCTGCATTGCAACTAAGTTTGCTGCTTGA
- the LOC126671812 gene encoding probable receptor-like protein kinase At1g30570: protein MENVHMFIVVNLLVILMFVGYGEAQSQSYLINCGTNGSVMVDGRRWNGDLVSDNNVTLGSSTSSAATGDSILGPLYETARVFTDKLNYTIRGMQGNYFVRLHFCPFPFEDTNVNDSSFSVMANGLKLVSEFNVPGEISHAKFYVEGSSGNSSSMFLIREYVLFDVDALLLEFVPSKGSFGFVNAIEVVPVADRLFVDLVGRVGGNEVNLNLNGRGIQTMYRLNVGGPEIKANQDSEFWRMWEMDSSYMITENAGSMIKNSSNITYASSNDSSVAPLLVYETARAMFNTEVLEKRFNMSWKFEVDPDFDYLVRLHFCELEYNKANQRIFRIYINNKTAADNFDVLVRAGGKNKGYHHDFFDSVSSKINTLWVQLGPDTAAGASGTDALLNGLEIFKLSRNANLAYIEPFDSTGNSASNSTSQRLLVGIIAGVASVLVLAAICTTLFCFCRTHRKEINDTKESAAGWRPLFLHGAFVSSLGNAKGVMQSTHGSTMPTRIGKRFTLAEIRAATKSFDEALVIGVGGFGKVYKGEIEDGGTLAAIKRANPQSEQGLAEFETEIEMLSKLRHRHLVSLIGFCEEQNEMILVYEYMGNGTLRSHLFGSDLPPLNWKQRLEACIGSARGLHYLHTGADRGIIHRDVKTTNILLDDNFVAKMSDFGLSKTGPAWEHTHVSTAVKGSFGYLDPEYFRRQQLTEKSDVYSFGVVLFEVVCARAVINPTLPKDQINLAEWAMRWQRQKSLETIIDPRLKGSYCPESLTKFGEIAEKCIADDGKNRPTMGEVLWHLEYVLQLHEAWLRAGVTENSVSSSQALEDVEDDKESIEGKVQGQQSVNEETGRPQSDG, encoded by the coding sequence ATGGAGAATGTTCATATGTTTATTGTAGTAAATTTGTTGGTAATACTCATGTTTGTTGGCTATGGAGAAGCTCAGTCACAGTCTTATTTGATAAACTGTGGAACAAATGGTAGTGTTATGGTTGATGGTAGGAGATGGAATGGTGATTTGGTTTCTGATAACAATGTCACTCTTGGTTCTTCCACCTCTAGTGCAGCTACTGGTGATTCAATCTTGGGTCCATTGTATGAGACTGCTAGGGTTTTCACTGATAAGCTGAATTACACTATTAGAGGGATGCAAGGGAATTACTTTGTTAGGCTTCATTTTTGTCCATTCCCTTTTGAGGATACTAATGTTAATGATTCCTCATTCAGTGTCATGGCCAATGGTTTGAAACTAGTGTCGGAGTTTAACGTTCCGGGTGAGATTTCGCATGCGAAGTTTTATGTTGAGGGGTCTAGTGGCAATTCGAGTTCTATGTTTTTGATTAGAGAGTATGTTCTGTTTGATGTGGATGCGCTTTTGCTTGAGTTTGTTCCGTCTAAAGGGTCGTTTGGGTTTGTGAATGCTATAGAGGTTGTTCCTGTGGCGGATAGGCTTTTTGTTGACTTGGTTGGTAGAGTTGGCGGAAATGAGGTGAATCTGAATTTGAATGGGCGGGGAATTCAAACTATGTATCGATTGAATGTAGGAGGTCCCGAGATCAAAGCAAATCAAGATTCGGAATTTTGGAGGATGTGGGAAATGGACTCTAGCTACATGATCACTGAAAATGCTGGTTCTATGATCAAAAATAGTTCCAACATCACTTATGCTTCGAGCAATGATTCCTCAGTGGCGCCTCTTCTTGTTTATGAAACAGCAAGAGCTATGTTCAATACTGAAGTCCTAGAGAAAAGGTTTAACATGTCATGGAAATTTGAAGTGGATCCTGATTTTGATTATTTGGTCCGACTACATTTCTGTGAGCTGGAGTATAACAAAGCAAACCAAAGGATTTTCAGGATCTACATAAACAACAAAACTGCTGCTGATAATTTTGACGTTTTAGTGCGAGCAGGGGGGAAGAATAAAGGGTATCATCATGATTTTTTTGATTCAGTTTCCTCGAAAATCAACACGCTTTGGGTTCAACTAGGTCCTGACACTGCAGCAGGTGCTTCAGGAACTGATGCTTTACTGAATGGGCTCGAGATTTTCAAGCTGAGCCGAAATGCAAATCTTGCATATATTGAGCCGTTTGATTCTACCGGGAATTCTGCAAGCAATTCAACATCTCAGAGGCTTTTGGTGGGAATTATAGCAGGTGTAGCTTCTGTTCTCGTTCTTGCAGCTATTTGTACTACCTTGTTTTGCTTCTGCAGAACTCATAGGAAAGAGATAAATGACACCAAAGAGAGTGCTGCTGGATGGAGGCCTCTTTTCCTCCATGGTGCATTTGTAAGTAGTCTTGGTAATGCCAAGGGCGTAATGCAGAGTACACATGGATCTACCATGCCCACAAGAATTGGCAAGCGGTTTACACTGGCAGAAATTCGTGCAGCGACAAAATCTTTTGATGAAGCTTTAGTGATTGGGGTTGGAGGCTTTGGCAAAGTGTACAAAGGGGAAATAGAAGATGGAGGAACCCTTGCTGCAATTAAGCGAGCGAATCCACAATCTGAGCAAGGCCTGGCGGAATTTGAAACGGAGATCGAGATGCTTTCAAAGCTCAGGCACAGGCATCTGGTCTCATTGATAGGGTTCTGCGAAGAACAAAATGAGATGATCTTGGTTTATGAGTACATGGGAAATGGAACTCTCAGGAGTCATCTTTTCGGCAGTGACCTCCCTCCATTGAATTGGAAGCAAAGATTGGAAGCATGCATTGGTTCTGCTCGTGGACTTCATTACCTTCATACTGGAGCAGACCGAGGGATAATTCATAGGGATGTTAAGACAACTAACATACTGCTTGATGATAATTTTGTAGCAAAAATGTCCGATTTTGGGTTGTCAAAAACTGGTCCGGCTTGGGAACATACCCATGTCAGTACAGCCGTGAAAGGGAGCTTCGGATATCTCGATCCCGAGTATTTCCGTCGACAACAGTTGACTGAGAAATCTGATGTTTACTCTTTCGGGGTAGTATTGTTTGAAGTTGTTTGTGCTCGAGCTGTTATAAACCCAACATTACCAAAAGATCAGATTAATCTAGCCGAATGGGCAATGAGGTGGCAGAGACAAAAGTCACTGGAGACCATCATTGACCCGCGCCTCAAAGGAAGTTACTGCCCCGAGTCATTGACAAAGTTTGGAGAGATAGCAGAAAAATGTATCGCTGATGATGGAAAAAATCGCCCAACAATGGGAGAAGTATTGTGGCATTTAGAATATGTGTTGCAATTACATGAGGCATGGTTGCGTGCCGGTGTTACAGAGAACTCCGTATCCAGTAGTCAGGCATTGGAGGATGTCGAAGACGACAAAGAGAGTATAGAAGGAAAGGTGCAGGGTCAGCAATCTGTAAATGAAGAGACTGGTAGACCTCAAAGTGATGGGTGA
- the LOC126672720 gene encoding uncharacterized mitochondrial protein AtMg00810-like — translation MSTTTKLDKEKSGKFIYIAMYRGMIGSLLYLTTSRPDIMFSICFCACFQVCPKESHSHAVKRIFKYLHGTLNLGIWYPKNVNPRLLGYFDADYASCLLDRKSTSETCQFLGHSLISWSSKKQVSMALSTTEAKYQPVDYGLALSHIPIKCDRDVVVEFIDTTNQFAHIFTKPLNEDHMNFIIRELDMLDGSILS, via the exons ATGAGTACCACAACTAAATTGGATAAAGAGAAATCAggtaaattcatttatattgcAATGTATCGAGGTATGATCGGTTCACTCCTTTACCTTACCACTAGTAGACCCGATATTATGTTTAGTATTTGCTTCTGTGCTTGTTTTCAAGTTTGTCCTAAGGAGTCCCATTCGCATGCCGTCAAGCGTatctttaaatatttgcatgGCACTTTGAACCTAGGAATTTGGtaccctaaaaatgtgaaccctCGATTACTTGGCTACTTCGACGCTGACTATGCAAGTTGTCTTTTAGATCGTAAAAGTACATCTGAGACTTGCCAATTTTTGGGTCATAGTTTGATCTCATGGAGTAGCAAGAAACAAGTATCTATGGCCTTGTCAACCACGGAGGCCAAATAT CAACCTGTGGATTATGGCCTTGCACTTAGTCACATTCCCATCAAATGTGACA GAGATGTTGTAGTCGAATTCATCGATACAACTAACCAATTTGCGCATATTTTTACCAAGCCTCTTAATGAAGATCATATGAATTTTATCATTAGAGAGCTTGATATGCTTGACGGGAGCATTTTATCTTGA